The genomic segment GTAGTCGCCAAAGGCAAAGGCGAGATCGCGCAACAAATCATGACCATCGCCAAGGAACATGGCGTTCCTCTGTACGAAGATGGCGAACTGGTAAAATTGCTTTCCCGTCTGGATTTGGACGAAGAAATCCCCAACAATCTATATCAGGCCGTCGCTGAAGTATTGGCCTTTATTTACTCTATCAATAACAAACTTATGGATTTACCTTCCGAAACCAAGTCCACCGAATAACCCATAATCACAGATTATCTTCTGCGTTTTCCCGAACATCACGATGCCGTATACCGAGAACATTACAGTGCTGAAAAAAATCAGGCGAAATTGAACACGGAGCATGGGTAGATAAAACTGACTATCGACGATGATACCGTGGATACGCGTCAAGCAGGCCAGCCAGAGTGGCATGGCCCGCAACTCGGGCTGGAAGAGGAATCGCTAGAGTACAGGATCGCGTGTTCGATCTTCTGCGCGTCGATGATCTTCATCAATCGATGCGTTCTGCGGCGCGCTTTCAATGCTAATTTGCACGCTGCCTGGCGTCACGTCCTCAGGCAATGAAACCTGAGCACGCATGCCACGCTGCGCAAACACGGATCCGGGCGGTGGGTGATTTTCAAAATAGCGTTTCACGCCGCGCACAATGGACTTGGCAAGACGGTCCTGATACTGCCCATCTTTTAAGCGACGTTCCTCGCTGGGATTGGAAATAAACGCCGTTTCAATCAGCATGGAGGGAATATCCGGCGATTTAAGCACCACGAAGCCGGCACTTTGCACATTGGATTTGTGCACGTCACCCACCTTGGTCATTTCCTTTAAGACATGCTCGGCGATTTTCTCGCTCACATCAATCGTGCCGTTCATGGAAAGATCCAGCAGTACCTGGGCAAGCATGTTGTCCTTGTCATCCAGACTCACGCCACCAATCAAATCTGCCGAGTTCTCTTTCTCCGCCAACCAGCGCGCTGTCTCGTTCGACGCACCGCGTTGCGACAGGATGTAAACCGATGAACCCTTCACGTCACGGTTATTGAACGCATCGGCATGAATTGAAATAAACAAATCCGCGTTGTGCTTACGCGCATTGCGAATCCGCTGACGCAAGCTTAGGTAGTAATCGCCAGTGCGAATCAACACCGGGCGAATGCCTGGCTCTCCCTCCAGATGATCGTGTAAGCGCTTTGCGATTGCCAGCACCACATCCTTTTCACGTGTACCGTATTTGCCCATCGCGCCAGGATCCTCGCCACCGTGACCTGCATCAATGGCCACAACGATATCGCGTGTCTTGCCAGACGATTTAGGCGGTGCGACAGGAGCGGGAGCAGCGTCAACATTGAACGATCCGCTCTTGGGTTTTTCTTTGGCAGCAGCGGATGCAACCACGGCTGCGATCGGATCCGCCGCATCGGGTTTTTCCTCTGCTTGTTTGCCGCCCATGTCCACCACAATGCGGTGTCCGTATTGGCCTTGTGGAATCAACGCGAAATTCTTTACGCCATCAAGAGATTCAACGCCCAAAACCACACGTAAGTCTTTTCCGCCATTGCGCGCGGCAGCGCGAACTTCTTTGACCACAGAACGTGACTGGGCAACCGCAGGCAACGGGGCTTTAAGCGAGGTATTGCGCAGGTCGATCACTACGCGCTGAGGGTTATTCAGCGTGAAAACAGAATAATCTGTGCTGCTGTTCACATCCAGCACCAAACGCGTACCGTCCGGAGAATCCCACAGACGCACGCCAGTCACCTGCCCCGCACTCGCCCATGCGCTGCTGACTGCGAGAAAAAGAATTAAAATTACGTTGTAAGAAAAGCGTTTCATATCTCTATTTTCGGGCAAATATGCTGTGTTTTCAAATTTTAAAGTGTGATCCAGTGATATTTTATGCAGAATTCGGACCTGTAACATCCCCTAAACGCGCTAGAATCTGCTCACCTGTTCGCGAATCCGCCTGAATGCGCAACTGTCGACAGTCAGCACCATCATGCTGAATAAAAATCTGCAAATCGGCAGGCGGCAAATATCCCAATCCTTTTTCCGGCCATTCCACCACGCAAAGGGCTTTTCCGTGAAATAAATCACGGTGGCCCATGTATTCCAATTCCTCAGGATCGGACAAGCGGTACAAATCAAAATGAAACACCTGTCGATCCGTAAACACATATTCCTCAACCAGCGTATAGGTTGGACTTTTCACCTTGCCTGCGTGCCCCAGGCCGCGCAACAAACCACGACTCAGTGTTGTTTTCCCTGCTCCCAAATCACCGTGTAAAAAAATCACCGCGCCCATCGCCGGCAAAGCTGCCGCCAACTGCCGACCAGTGTCTTCCATGGATTGTTCGCCACAAACCTGCCAGGTGAGTTGGGTCATGTTTAAATATCTTTCACTTGCCTTGCTAATTGCGTTAATAAATCGCTGGCGATAATTCTTCCGTATCCCTGTTCGACCAGCACATCGGCACAATGTGCATGCAACAACGCCGCTTGCGCCACCCATTCAGCACGGACATCACCATCCTGCTGCACCAGCAGACCGGCAATTACGCCAGTCAGAACATCGCCCATACCGGCACTGGCCATCGCCCCATTACCGGCGTCGCATAATATCACCTTCTCACCATCACTGATCAGCGTGCCCGCACCTTTTAGCAGGCACACACCGCCAAAGCGCTGCGCAATTTGTTTGACCACTGCGAGTCGATTTGCTTGAACATCCGCAGCACTGCATCCCAACAGACGAGCCGCTTCCAACGGATGCGGCGTCAACACCCAATTCGAACGGTGAACCGCCGCCTTCTGTGTCGCCAGCAAATTCAAACCATCGGCATCAATCACCATCGGCAAGGACGTGGACAACACAACATTTAGCATCTGCTGTCCCCACTCGCCCATCCCCAGTCCAGGGCCTATCGCCACACAAGTCGCTTTTTGCAGCAGCGGCGTCAGATCATCTGAAGACTCCACTGGCTTTGCCATGAGCACCGGACAAGCCAGCGCCAGTGGCACCGCATGCGGTTGGCGCGTTGCGACAGTAACAATGCCCGCTCCCACGCGCATTGCTGCCTGCGCAGCCAGACTGATTGCACCAGGCATACCGATCTCGCCGCCAACAGCGAGCACATGACCAAAGCTGCCCTTGTGAACATTGCGCCGGCGTTGAGGCAATAAACGCGGCCGCTGCTCCCAGGATAACCGCTGCGCAACCGCATCGACAGCGGCGTAGATTTCCTTGGGCACTTGCAAATCATCGAAAAAAATCTCGCCACAATAATCAACGCCATGATGAGTAAACATCCCCAGCTTCAAACCAATGAACGTCACTGTCCAATTCGCCTGCACTGCAACCCCCATCACCGTGCCGGTATCGGCGTGCAAACCACTGGGAATATCCGCCGCCACAATCAGTGCATCGCTCTCATTTATGGCGACAATCGCATCCGCCCAGGCACCCGCAACGTCGCGTTCTAATCCTGTGCCGAAAATGGCATCGACAATCACGTCCGCCCCGACTAACTCCGACGAAACAAATGGCCGGGCAAACACCCCGGATTGCTCCATGGCCTGCTTTGCCAATAAGGCATCGCCCGTCACTTTTGCAGCATCGCCAAGCTGTAAAACATCAACTCTGTAGCCGCGAGTATGCAGCAATCGCGCAACCACATAGCCATCGCCAGCATTATTGCCCACACCGCACACCACCACTGCGCGCAAAATCTGTGGCGCGTACTGGCTGATCACAGAAAAAATCGCCTCGCCGGCACGCGACATCAAACTATAGCCGGGAACAGCAAAACGCTGGATTGCCAGAGAATCAAGCTGGCGAGTTTGTTCTGCGGTGTATAATGCGATCGGAAGGTTCATAGTTTTATTCTAGCATTGCGGGCAAAACGCTGACCATGGATTCTCTCTCACCACCCTCGCTGACCGAGCAACAGCTGCACACACTGTGGCTGAATATCCAGCAGCACGCGCAACAATTAGGGTTTGAGCAGTGCGGGGTAAGCGATGTCGATTTATCCCAAGCCGAACCGCATTTGTTGCGCTGGCTGGAAAATCAATATCACGGTGAAATGGACTACATGTCACGCCACGGTACCAAACGCAGCCGTCCCGCAGAATTGGTCGCAGGCACCTTACGCATTATTTCGGTACGAATGAATTATCTTCCCGAAGCCACACCGCCCATTGAGGTGTTAAATGATCCTGACCGTGCCTATGTGTCACGCTATGCGCTCGGCCGCGATTATCACAAAATCATGCGCAAGCGGCTGGCACAACTGGCTGATTTCATCCGCGACAGCGTCGCCACCTTTGAAGGCCGCGCTTTTGTCGACAGCGCACCCGTGTTGGAAAAAGCCATTGCCGAAAAAGCCGGGCTGGGGTGGATAGGCAAACATTCCAATCTGATCAATCGCGATGCGGGATCGTGGTTTTTTTTAGGCGAACTTTTTACCAATTTGCCGCTGCCCGTGAATGTCGAAGCTACCCAATTTCATTGCGGCCGATGCACTGCCTGCATCACGGCCTGTCCAACCCAGGCCATCGTCGCACCATTTGAAATCGATGCCCGGCGCTGCATTTCCTATCTCACCATTGAGTATCAAGGCAGTATTCCGCTGGAATTTCGCCCATTATTGGGCAACCGAATTTATGGCTGTGATGATTGCCAGTTGTTTTGTCCGTGGAATCGTTTTGCCAAAACAACCGCAGAAGCTGATTTTCGTCCTCGTCACCAACTGGACAACATCACCCTGTGCGATTTATTTCAGTGGACAGAAGCTCAGTTCATGCAAAATTTTGAGGGATCGCCCATTCGGCGCATTGGCTATGTAAACTGGCTACGCAACATTGCCGTTGGCCTGGGCAATGCGCCCACCAGTGAGCACATCATCAATGCCCTTCACACGCGTGAGCAGCATCCCTCGGAATTACTGCGCGAACATGTGCATTGGGCATTGGCGCGTCACGGTATCAGATCTTCAGAATAGTTTGACGGTAGTATTGCAGTTCTTTGATGGACTCACGGATGTCGTCCAGCGCCAAATGCGTACCTTGTTTAACAAGTCCATTCAGCACAGAAGGCTGCCAGCGTCGAGCCAGCTCTTTGAGGGTGCTCACATCCAAATTGCGATAGTGGAAATACGCCTCTAATGTAGGCATGTATTTGACCAGAAACCGTCTATCCTGACCGATGCTGTTGCCACAAATCGGCGATTTCCCCTTGTCGATGTATTGCTGCAGAAATTCAATGGTCAAGCGCTCAGCCTCTGCGGTATCAATTTGACTTTCGCGCACACGCTGGGTCAAACCGGACGCGCCGTGCGTCTTCACGCACCACTCATCCATGACTTGCAGAACCTCATCGCTGTGATGAACCGCGATCACCGGCCCTTCAGCCAGCACATTCAATTGCGCATCCGTGACAATGGTCGCCATCTCGATGATTACGTCTTTTTCCGGATTCAAGCCGGTCATTTCAAGGTCGATCCAAATCAGGTTATCATCATTTTTCATAGCACTTCCCACGAATGAGCGTTTTGTTCACACACCGAATCTGGCATGATTGCTGACAGTCTCCAGTTTAACCCAATCACCTGGTGCGCGAAACCGCAGCGAAAAGATGTAAATGAGCAAACGTAGATTAAATCAGCAACAAGCCTGGCGCGCCGAAAAAATCCAGCAAGAGCGTATCCGTCGCAGCGAGAAAAAAGCCCAGCAACTGGAACAGCAGCTTGGCGCATCGTCTCTGGGCGAAGCCCAGCAAGGTCTGGTTATTGCCAATTTCGGCAATAACACCATTGTTGAAAACGACTTCAAACACCTGTTTCGCTGCCAAATCCGGCAAAATTTAGGGCAAATTGTCTGTGGTGATCGCGTTATCTGGCATGCCATTGGTGACAACAACGAAGGCGTCATTGTCGCCCGCCTGGAACGCCGTACCGTACTGGAACGCCCCACCATGCACGAAGACCACAAAGCGGTTGCCGCCAATATTGATCAGGTTTTTATCATGACCGCCCCCGAGCCAGCGCTGGGGCTGTTGTTGCTCGACCGCTACCTGGTGGCAACTGAGCTTGCCAAATTGGACGCGGTTATTGTGGTTAACAAAATTGACCTGTTGTCGCCCTCCGAGCTGGCCGCGCTAAAACACCAGCTCGAACCGTATCAGCGCATGGGTTATCGGTTGATTTATATCTCCACTGCCAACAACGTCGGAGCCAAAGAGTTGGAACAGGCCCTGGCAAACAAAGTCAGCATTCTGGCCGGGCAGTCCGGGGTCGGCAAATCTTCCACCATCAAATACTTGATGCCGGACATTGAAATCCAGATCGGGGCACTGAGTGCCACCAGCAAGCTGGGGCGGCACACGACCAGCTCATCACGCTATTTCCATCTGCCATTTGGCGGCGGCATTATTGATTCGCCTGGGGTGCGGGACTTTGGTTTATGGCAGGTGGAGCAGGACAAAATCAGCTGGGGATTTCGCGAGTTTCGCCCATTGCTGGGCAATTGCAAATTCAGCAATTGCAGCCATCAACACGAACCTGGCTGTGCAATTCAAGCCGCTGTCAGTGCCGGCGACATCAGTCGGGAACGGCTAAGTCACTTTCATCAGATTATCGACAGCAACAAAAACGCTGGCTGATCAGGCGACGCTCAGTAGCCGCGTCAGCTCGGCCATTTCGTCTTTGGCTTCAGCAATCAATTCCAGGTACGCCGCCCGCCCGAGTTTAAACAGCGGAAATTTGCCATGCGCCGGCAAGCTTTCGGGCTCGGGTAAATCCTGCCCTTCGCCGGCCAGTTTGCTCGCCAACAACTGGGCAATGATGACGACATCACTGTTGTTCGCTACGCCCGGATGATCATAATTCCAGTTCTCGGCGTTACGCACCACATCGGCAAATTCATCGTCAAAACGCCACATTTTCAGCACGTCAACGCCGAGCTGAACGCGACAGTGGTCAACAACTTCCTGCAGTCTGGACTCGGCCTGCTGCAACGTCGTGTCAGTCTCTGCATACGCCAGCACCGGCAGCAAGCCAATGTCATGCACCAGCGCCGCCAGCATCACATGTTCAGGATCCAAACGAGGCGTCACTCGCGCCAATGCAAACGCAAGCGTGGCAACCTGCAGGCTGTGCTTCCAGCTGCGTTCTGCCAAACGATTTGTGACTTTGGATTTGGCCGCATAGACGCGGCGCAAGGCGAAACTGGTGACCAAACTTTTGACCACATTCGCACCGAGACGATTAATCGCCGCGTGCACGTGCTCAACCGGTTGGGCTGATTTGTACAGAGGACAATTGGCAACCTGAATCAGACGCGCTGTCAGAGGGATATCCGACTGAATAACCCTGGCAAGCTCTGCGGTGGAGTAATTGGTGCGATCGATAACCTGGCGTACACGAATCGCGATGTCAGGCAGACCGGGCAGTTTCAGCTGCCCGGCACGCATTCTTTCCGATATTTCTTCCCTGAGTGTATCCAGTTCCTGAACTGCGACGCTGGGGCGATCAGTCATGCCTTAGGCAGCAAATCAGCTAAGCGCATTCGCACACAGGGCCAGCAGCGCACTCGGGAAAATTCCCAGCAACAGCACACCGATGCCGTTAACACTCATCGCCGCGCGCATGTCACCTGGCGCAGTAATAGGATGGGTCTCTACTGGCGCATCAAAATACATGACCTTGATAATGCGCAGGTAGTAGAAGGCACCGATGATGGAGAATACCACGGCGTAAATTGCCAGCCATGTATAGCCCGCAGCCACTGCGGCCTGCAGCACGGTCAGCTTGGCGTAAAAGCCCAACACCGGCGGTACACCCGCCATGGAAATCATCAGGATCAGCATCACAAACGCAAACCACGGGCTGCGATCGTTCAAGCCTTTGAAGTCGTCAATCTTGTCAGCCTCAAAACCAGCGCGAGTCAGCAGCAAAATCATGCCGAAGCCGCCCAATCCCATGAGGGTATAGGCGATCGTGTAGAACAGCGCTGCAGAATAGCCCTCGGGGCTGGCCGACAAAATACCCAGGAACAAAAAGCCCATGTGTGAAATGGTCGAATACGCCAGCATGCGCTTGATGTTGGTTTGGGCAATCGCAACAATGTTACCTACGGCGATAGACAGCATCGCCAGAATCACCAAAATGCCAGCCCAATCCGCCGCCAAACCGCTCATGCCGTCAACCAGCATACGCATGATCATCGCCAAACCAGCCAGCTTGGGTGCCGTACCGATAAACAAGGTAGTCGCTGTTGGTGCGCCGTCGTAAACGTCTGGCACCCACATGTGGAAAGGAACCGCGCCCAACTTGAACGACAGGCCCACCACGGTAAATACCAACCCCAAAATCAGCACCAAATCGCGCTCTGGATTTTCAGCAATGTACTTGCTCAGCACCGCCAGATCCAAGGTACCGCTCGCGCCGTACAACATCGACATGCCATACAGCAGCAAACCAGACGCCAACGCACCCAGGATGAAATATTTCATCGCAGCTTCGGTGGAAATCAGTGAGTCGCGGTTCATTGCCACCATCGCGTACAACGCCAGTGACAACAATTCCAAACCCAGGTAAACAGAAATCATGTTGTGCGAAGACGCAAGCACCATCATGCCCAGGACGGCAAACAGCGCCAGCACAAAAAATTCACCCTTGTACAAACCACGATCTGCCAAGTATTGACGCGAATAAATGAACACGCCAATAGTGACCACGTAGACAAACACCTTCAGTACAACACTGAGCGAATCGCTCACGAACGTACCAGAAAGCACAACCTGCGCTTCAGCAGGTGCAAGAACAATCGTCAACCCAGCAGCTACAGCCAGGGTAAAAATAGACAGATAGTAGGTAACGTCTCTGGTCTCATCACTCAGATACAGATCGACAAGCAGAATGATACAAGCCATGGAGAGTACAAAAATCTCCGGCAGTAACGGTATAAATTCGGCGATATTGACAGTGGTCATCAGAGAGTTCTCTAGTAATTACAATTTAGAGTTGGCTACATGAGCAACTAGGTTATCCACCGTTGCATGCATTACTTCCAGCAACGGATTGGGCCAGATACCCACACCCAGTACCAACACTGCCAACACTCCCAGGAACAGAAATTCACGCTTATCCAGATCTTTCAGCGCGGCGACGTTGTCATTGGCAACTTCACCAAAGAATACGCGCTTTACCATCCACAATGTGTAGGCGGCACCGATAATCAAGGTCAGCGCAGCCGCTGTACCTATCCAGAAATTCGCTTTAACCGCCGCCAATACCACCATGAATTCACCAACGAATCCAGACGTACCGGGTAAACCAGCATTCGCCATCGCGAACAGCACCGCAAATGAAGCAAACACCGGCATGGTATTGGTAACACCACCGTATGCAGAAATCTCGCGAGAATGTACGCGGTCATACAGCACGCCCACGCACAAGAACATTGCGGCAGAAATGAAACCGTGCGAAATCATTTGCACCATGGCGCCTTCGATACCCAGCGCCGCACCATCGTAACTGCCGGTGTTCTCATAAATCATGAACATCAAGAACATACCCAGCGTCACAAATCCCATGTGGGAAATGGACGAGTACGCAATCAGTTTCTTCATGTCCTGCTGAACCAAGGCCACAAAACCGATGTAAACGATAGCAATCAACGACAGCGCAATAACCAGCCAGTCCAACTGATTGCTGGCATCAGGTGTAATCGGCAAGCTAAAGCGCAAGAAACCGTAACCACCCATTTTCAACATGATGGCAGCCAGAATCACCGAACCACCCGTGGGAGCTTGAACGTGAGCATCTGGCAACCAAGTGTGCACCGGCCACATCGGAATCTTGACCGCAAACGCCACCAAAAATGCCAGGAAGATAAGAACCTGTTCTGGCTGTGACAGCGGCAACATGTGGAAATCCAAAATGCCAAAGCTGCCGGACTTGGTGTACATGTAGATCAACGCAACCAACATGAACACCGAGCCGAAAAAGGTATAGAGGAAAAACTTGATCGTTGCATAAACGCGGTTTGGACCGCCCCACATACCGATCACCAGGAACATCGGAACCAGCATCGCTTCCCAGAATACATAGAACAACACAGAATCAAGCGCAGCAAACACGCCGATCATCAGGCCTTCCATGATCAGGAACGCCGCCATGTACTGCGACACTTTGGTCTGCACGACCTCCCACGCGGCGATTACCACCAGCACAGTGGATACCGTCGTCAAAAGAATCAGCGGCATGGAAATGCCATCCACGCCGAGGTAGTAGTAAATGTTGAATGTCGGTATCCAGGACACCTTCTCAACAAACTGCATCTCCGCCGTTGACACATCAAACTGCGAGAACAGCGGGATAGAGACTAAAAACGTCACCAGCGAGAAAAACAATGACAGCCAACGTGTCATTACCGGGTTTTTATCACCGCTCGCGAACAATACTATCAGACCGCCCAGAATGGGCAGCCAGATCAACAAACTTAACAAGGCAAAATCAGAAAACATTCAATGGTTTCCTATTTATATATCTGACTTACAACTACGCGAGGAACGCCCATGTCACCAAAGCGGACAACCCGATGATCATGGCAAACGCATAGTGATATAGATAGCCAGTCTGCATATGCCGCATAGTCTGCGCCGTCCAACCGACAAAACGTGCCGAACCATTTACGATGGCATCGTCGATCACTTTCACATCCGCCTTCTGCCACAGGAACTGACCCAACTTACGGCTGCCAGCAGCAAAGAATTTATCGTTGAAACGATCACATCCGTAGGCATTGTCCAACATGTTGTAAATACCTGGATAACTTTCCTTCATGCGGGCCGCAATCTGGGGTTTCTTCATGTAAACGTACCAAGCGGTCGCCAAACCTGCCATCGACAAGTAGAACGCTGGCGTCATCAAACCGTGCACCAAGAAACCAACAGGACCAGTGAAGCTCTCGCCTAACTTGCCAAGCACATCGTGCTCAGGCAACACAAACAATGCACTACCAAAATAGTCGCCAAACAACAGCGGGCCAATGGTCAGGAAGCCGATCGCGACCGATGGAATCGCCAGCAATACCAATGGCAAGGTCACAACCCATGGACTCTCATGCAAATGCGACTTGGTGTGTGCATCCATACGTTCCTGGCCATGGAAGACAAGGAAGAACATACGGAAACTGTACAGCGCGGTGATAAACACACCGAGCAGCACCGCGACATACGCGAAGCCAGAACCCGTCAGATCAGACGCATGCACCGCCTCAATGATCGCATCCTTCGAATAAAATCCGGCCAAGCCAGGGAAGCCGATCAGTGCCAACGAACCAATCAAACTCGTCCAATAGGTAATCGGCATGTATTTCTTCAAGCCGCCCATCTTGCGAATATCCTGCTCATGGTGCATCGCAATGATGACAGAACCTGCGGCAAGGAATAGCAATGCTTTGAAAAACGCGTGAGTCATCAAGTGGAACAAGCCCGCTGCGTACGCAG from the Gammaproteobacteria bacterium genome contains:
- a CDS encoding EscU/YscU/HrcU family type III secretion system export apparatus switch protein — its product is MSEKEVTPNTTAVALKYDGGMSAPKVVAKGKGEIAQQIMTIAKEHGVPLYEDGELVKLLSRLDLDEEIPNNLYQAVAEVLAFIYSINNKLMDLPSETKSTE
- a CDS encoding N-acetylmuramoyl-L-alanine amidase, whose product is MKRFSYNVILILFLAVSSAWASAGQVTGVRLWDSPDGTRLVLDVNSSTDYSVFTLNNPQRVVIDLRNTSLKAPLPAVAQSRSVVKEVRAAARNGGKDLRVVLGVESLDGVKNFALIPQGQYGHRIVVDMGGKQAEEKPDAADPIAAVVASAAAKEKPKSGSFNVDAAPAPVAPPKSSGKTRDIVVAIDAGHGGEDPGAMGKYGTREKDVVLAIAKRLHDHLEGEPGIRPVLIRTGDYYLSLRQRIRNARKHNADLFISIHADAFNNRDVKGSSVYILSQRGASNETARWLAEKENSADLIGGVSLDDKDNMLAQVLLDLSMNGTIDVSEKIAEHVLKEMTKVGDVHKSNVQSAGFVVLKSPDIPSMLIETAFISNPSEERRLKDGQYQDRLAKSIVRGVKRYFENHPPPGSVFAQRGMRAQVSLPEDVTPGSVQISIESAPQNASIDEDHRRAEDRTRDPVL
- the tsaE gene encoding tRNA (adenosine(37)-N6)-threonylcarbamoyltransferase complex ATPase subunit type 1 TsaE — translated: MTQLTWQVCGEQSMEDTGRQLAAALPAMGAVIFLHGDLGAGKTTLSRGLLRGLGHAGKVKSPTYTLVEEYVFTDRQVFHFDLYRLSDPEELEYMGHRDLFHGKALCVVEWPEKGLGYLPPADLQIFIQHDGADCRQLRIQADSRTGEQILARLGDVTGPNSA
- a CDS encoding NAD(P)H-hydrate dehydratase, which translates into the protein MNLPIALYTAEQTRQLDSLAIQRFAVPGYSLMSRAGEAIFSVISQYAPQILRAVVVCGVGNNAGDGYVVARLLHTRGYRVDVLQLGDAAKVTGDALLAKQAMEQSGVFARPFVSSELVGADVIVDAIFGTGLERDVAGAWADAIVAINESDALIVAADIPSGLHADTGTVMGVAVQANWTVTFIGLKLGMFTHHGVDYCGEIFFDDLQVPKEIYAAVDAVAQRLSWEQRPRLLPQRRRNVHKGSFGHVLAVGGEIGMPGAISLAAQAAMRVGAGIVTVATRQPHAVPLALACPVLMAKPVESSDDLTPLLQKATCVAIGPGLGMGEWGQQMLNVVLSTSLPMVIDADGLNLLATQKAAVHRSNWVLTPHPLEAARLLGCSAADVQANRLAVVKQIAQRFGGVCLLKGAGTLISDGEKVILCDAGNGAMASAGMGDVLTGVIAGLLVQQDGDVRAEWVAQAALLHAHCADVLVEQGYGRIIASDLLTQLARQVKDI
- the queG gene encoding tRNA epoxyqueuosine(34) reductase QueG; the encoded protein is MDSLSPPSLTEQQLHTLWLNIQQHAQQLGFEQCGVSDVDLSQAEPHLLRWLENQYHGEMDYMSRHGTKRSRPAELVAGTLRIISVRMNYLPEATPPIEVLNDPDRAYVSRYALGRDYHKIMRKRLAQLADFIRDSVATFEGRAFVDSAPVLEKAIAEKAGLGWIGKHSNLINRDAGSWFFLGELFTNLPLPVNVEATQFHCGRCTACITACPTQAIVAPFEIDARRCISYLTIEYQGSIPLEFRPLLGNRIYGCDDCQLFCPWNRFAKTTAEADFRPRHQLDNITLCDLFQWTEAQFMQNFEGSPIRRIGYVNWLRNIAVGLGNAPTSEHIINALHTREQHPSELLREHVHWALARHGIRSSE
- the orn gene encoding oligoribonuclease, encoding MKNDDNLIWIDLEMTGLNPEKDVIIEMATIVTDAQLNVLAEGPVIAVHHSDEVLQVMDEWCVKTHGASGLTQRVRESQIDTAEAERLTIEFLQQYIDKGKSPICGNSIGQDRRFLVKYMPTLEAYFHYRNLDVSTLKELARRWQPSVLNGLVKQGTHLALDDIRESIKELQYYRQTILKI
- the rsgA gene encoding small ribosomal subunit biogenesis GTPase RsgA, with amino-acid sequence MSKRRLNQQQAWRAEKIQQERIRRSEKKAQQLEQQLGASSLGEAQQGLVIANFGNNTIVENDFKHLFRCQIRQNLGQIVCGDRVIWHAIGDNNEGVIVARLERRTVLERPTMHEDHKAVAANIDQVFIMTAPEPALGLLLLDRYLVATELAKLDAVIVVNKIDLLSPSELAALKHQLEPYQRMGYRLIYISTANNVGAKELEQALANKVSILAGQSGVGKSSTIKYLMPDIEIQIGALSATSKLGRHTTSSSRYFHLPFGGGIIDSPGVRDFGLWQVEQDKISWGFREFRPLLGNCKFSNCSHQHEPGCAIQAAVSAGDISRERLSHFHQIIDSNKNAG
- a CDS encoding HDOD domain-containing protein is translated as MTDRPSVAVQELDTLREEISERMRAGQLKLPGLPDIAIRVRQVIDRTNYSTAELARVIQSDIPLTARLIQVANCPLYKSAQPVEHVHAAINRLGANVVKSLVTSFALRRVYAAKSKVTNRLAERSWKHSLQVATLAFALARVTPRLDPEHVMLAALVHDIGLLPVLAYAETDTTLQQAESRLQEVVDHCRVQLGVDVLKMWRFDDEFADVVRNAENWNYDHPGVANNSDVVIIAQLLASKLAGEGQDLPEPESLPAHGKFPLFKLGRAAYLELIAEAKDEMAELTRLLSVA
- the nuoN gene encoding NADH-quinone oxidoreductase subunit NuoN, with product MTTVNIAEFIPLLPEIFVLSMACIILLVDLYLSDETRDVTYYLSIFTLAVAAGLTIVLAPAEAQVVLSGTFVSDSLSVVLKVFVYVVTIGVFIYSRQYLADRGLYKGEFFVLALFAVLGMMVLASSHNMISVYLGLELLSLALYAMVAMNRDSLISTEAAMKYFILGALASGLLLYGMSMLYGASGTLDLAVLSKYIAENPERDLVLILGLVFTVVGLSFKLGAVPFHMWVPDVYDGAPTATTLFIGTAPKLAGLAMIMRMLVDGMSGLAADWAGILVILAMLSIAVGNIVAIAQTNIKRMLAYSTISHMGFLFLGILSASPEGYSAALFYTIAYTLMGLGGFGMILLLTRAGFEADKIDDFKGLNDRSPWFAFVMLILMISMAGVPPVLGFYAKLTVLQAAVAAGYTWLAIYAVVFSIIGAFYYLRIIKVMYFDAPVETHPITAPGDMRAAMSVNGIGVLLLGIFPSALLALCANALS
- a CDS encoding NADH-quinone oxidoreductase subunit M; this translates as MFSDFALLSLLIWLPILGGLIVLFASGDKNPVMTRWLSLFFSLVTFLVSIPLFSQFDVSTAEMQFVEKVSWIPTFNIYYYLGVDGISMPLILLTTVSTVLVVIAAWEVVQTKVSQYMAAFLIMEGLMIGVFAALDSVLFYVFWEAMLVPMFLVIGMWGGPNRVYATIKFFLYTFFGSVFMLVALIYMYTKSGSFGILDFHMLPLSQPEQVLIFLAFLVAFAVKIPMWPVHTWLPDAHVQAPTGGSVILAAIMLKMGGYGFLRFSLPITPDASNQLDWLVIALSLIAIVYIGFVALVQQDMKKLIAYSSISHMGFVTLGMFLMFMIYENTGSYDGAALGIEGAMVQMISHGFISAAMFLCVGVLYDRVHSREISAYGGVTNTMPVFASFAVLFAMANAGLPGTSGFVGEFMVVLAAVKANFWIGTAAALTLIIGAAYTLWMVKRVFFGEVANDNVAALKDLDKREFLFLGVLAVLVLGVGIWPNPLLEVMHATVDNLVAHVANSKL